From the genome of Bacteroides sp. MSB163, one region includes:
- a CDS encoding chondroitinase family polysaccharide lyase: MTRKHLLFILTLLCSQGSFAQFIDFETEIPKEFKTADKGKITLSTRYYKEGKQSLEWDFRSGSKLNVSLEQPLTLDERMENSYGITLWIYNEVPQQDSIRFEFLSPQGDISYWFSFRLASAGWRACWIGFQHMKGDKQNKEIASYRLVAPERKGRIFLDRLTFPVKKMNDRTTPDLQMPYNNSLSYRDLWHWCRVWQWEQYKYDIPLPSALNQAEKNELRIVEQRLTTALDIQKAPKEAVSKAYDVFQKANIQRSGTGFTGAPILPPDELNRSKGEMSWNDLETMLSGFAYDAYYNHSETSHQNYFTVWDFAIDQGFAFGSGMGTNHHYGYQVRKIYTTAWLMRDAIWKAPNRENILATLIFWSALQETRQSYQYGRDELLDSWHTLLMAKTVSALLFTDKRERVRALKGLSRWVSSSLQYTPGTIGGIKVDGTTFHHGGFYPAYTTGVLAMVGQFISLTNNTAYEPTEEARQVLKSAFIAMRNYSNKYEWGIGISGRHPFGGSMKADDIAAFAYLALSGDLSGEGNAFDHHLAADYLRLCEKDTPEARYFKAQGIAPASAPQGFFVYNYGAAGIFRRSDWMVTLKGYTTDVWGSEIYRKDNRYGRYQSYGSIQIMGYPSRLASGYDENGWDWNRLPGTTTIHLPFELLDSPLPGTTMAHSKENFSGSSSLEGKNGIFATKLMERELKNFTPDFVARKSVFCFENRMICLGSGIKNSNNNYSTETTLFQSLFHKGISSIHINGDEHKEVGFYQTINCKAEQPTCIKDSYNNYYFVKDGEIKVQIAEQKSLHEKTRAVTHGTFASSWIDHGKAPNNATYEYMIWIQPTDEELKKQVLQSYEVLQRDNDAHIVHDYKTGITAYVLFESFESQTDKLFHSIPAETMVMYRNDNDKIILSVCDPNLNISEKTYTTKEPSRIIKKQLELKGLWKPAKDSKQTEISYKTNSTNLTVYCQHGQPVEITLINLPQ; this comes from the coding sequence ATGACCAGAAAACACTTGCTATTCATCCTTACGCTGCTATGCAGCCAAGGATCTTTTGCTCAATTCATAGATTTTGAAACAGAAATCCCCAAAGAGTTTAAAACAGCTGATAAGGGAAAAATCACCCTGTCCACCCGATATTATAAAGAAGGGAAACAAAGCCTGGAATGGGATTTCCGCTCCGGTTCCAAACTCAATGTTTCTCTGGAACAGCCTCTCACCCTGGATGAGCGAATGGAAAATTCATACGGAATAACTTTATGGATTTATAACGAAGTTCCCCAGCAAGATTCTATTCGTTTTGAGTTTCTTTCTCCCCAAGGAGATATATCTTATTGGTTCAGTTTCCGATTGGCATCGGCTGGCTGGCGCGCTTGCTGGATTGGCTTCCAGCACATGAAAGGAGATAAACAAAATAAAGAAATAGCAAGCTATCGGCTGGTAGCCCCTGAACGAAAAGGCCGTATATTTCTGGACCGTTTGACTTTCCCTGTAAAAAAGATGAACGACCGTACTACCCCCGATTTACAGATGCCTTACAATAACTCCCTATCGTATCGCGACCTGTGGCATTGGTGCCGGGTTTGGCAATGGGAACAATATAAGTATGATATTCCATTACCTTCCGCCCTCAACCAAGCAGAAAAAAACGAACTCCGTATTGTAGAACAGCGGTTAACCACTGCCCTCGATATTCAGAAAGCACCCAAAGAAGCTGTATCCAAAGCATACGATGTTTTTCAGAAAGCCAATATTCAACGCTCTGGGACAGGATTCACAGGCGCTCCTATCCTGCCCCCCGATGAACTGAACCGTTCCAAAGGAGAAATGTCCTGGAATGACTTGGAAACAATGCTCTCCGGATTTGCCTACGATGCTTATTACAATCATTCGGAAACTTCCCACCAGAATTACTTCACCGTCTGGGACTTCGCCATAGACCAGGGATTCGCTTTCGGTAGCGGGATGGGAACCAATCATCACTATGGATATCAGGTACGGAAAATTTATACTACAGCCTGGTTAATGCGCGACGCTATTTGGAAAGCTCCCAACCGAGAGAATATTTTAGCCACTCTCATTTTCTGGTCTGCCTTACAAGAAACCCGGCAATCTTACCAATACGGAAGAGATGAATTACTGGACAGTTGGCATACTCTTTTAATGGCTAAAACAGTTTCAGCACTACTATTCACTGACAAACGGGAACGAGTACGCGCGCTGAAAGGCCTTTCCCGTTGGGTATCCTCTTCTCTTCAATACACTCCGGGCACTATCGGAGGCATCAAAGTAGACGGAACCACTTTCCACCATGGTGGTTTCTATCCAGCCTATACCACAGGCGTACTCGCCATGGTAGGCCAATTTATTTCCTTAACCAATAATACCGCCTATGAACCTACCGAAGAGGCTCGTCAAGTTCTGAAATCTGCCTTTATTGCCATGCGTAACTACTCCAATAAATATGAATGGGGAATTGGTATTAGCGGACGACATCCTTTCGGCGGCTCGATGAAGGCGGATGACATAGCTGCTTTTGCTTATCTTGCCCTATCAGGAGACTTATCAGGAGAAGGCAATGCCTTCGACCATCATCTGGCAGCAGACTATCTACGGCTTTGCGAAAAGGATACCCCTGAAGCACGTTATTTCAAAGCGCAGGGTATTGCTCCCGCTTCCGCTCCACAAGGTTTCTTTGTATATAACTATGGGGCGGCAGGTATTTTCCGGAGAAGCGATTGGATGGTGACCTTAAAAGGTTATACCACTGACGTCTGGGGATCAGAAATTTATCGAAAAGATAACCGTTATGGACGTTACCAAAGCTATGGTTCCATCCAAATTATGGGATACCCTTCACGCCTTGCCAGCGGTTATGATGAGAACGGTTGGGATTGGAATCGCCTGCCAGGAACTACCACCATCCATTTACCATTCGAGTTGCTCGACAGTCCACTACCAGGAACCACCATGGCTCATTCTAAAGAAAATTTTTCAGGCAGTAGTTCTCTCGAAGGTAAAAACGGCATATTTGCTACAAAACTGATGGAACGTGAATTGAAAAACTTTACTCCGGACTTCGTAGCCCGCAAATCAGTCTTCTGTTTTGAGAACCGGATGATATGTTTAGGTAGTGGGATTAAAAATAGTAATAACAACTATTCTACAGAAACAACTTTATTTCAGAGCCTCTTCCACAAAGGCATAAGCAGCATTCATATCAATGGAGATGAACACAAAGAAGTAGGATTCTATCAAACAATTAATTGCAAAGCAGAGCAGCCCACCTGCATCAAAGACAGTTATAATAATTATTATTTCGTCAAGGATGGAGAAATAAAAGTTCAGATAGCGGAACAAAAATCACTTCATGAGAAAACACGTGCTGTCACCCATGGCACTTTCGCATCCTCATGGATTGATCACGGCAAAGCTCCAAACAATGCAACTTACGAATACATGATATGGATACAACCTACTGATGAAGAATTAAAAAAGCAAGTATTGCAAAGCTATGAAGTATTACAACGCGATAATGATGCACACATTGTTCATGATTACAAAACTGGCATTACCGCTTATGTACTATTTGAATCATTCGAATCACAGACTGATAAACTATTCCATAGTATACCTGCTGAAACAATGGTAATGTACCGTAATGATAATGATAAGATCATTCTAAGTGTTTGTGACCCAAATCTGAACATTAGCGAAAAGACTTATACAACCAAAGAGCCCAGCCGTATCATAAAGAAACAACTGGAGTTAAAAGGCTTATGGAAACCAGCAAAGGATAGTAAACAAACGGAAATATCTTATAAAACCAACAGTACAAATCTCACTGTTTACTGCCAACATGGACAACCTGTAGAAATAACACTAATTAATCTCCCACAATAG
- a CDS encoding TonB-dependent receptor, whose amino-acid sequence MEKKSCFLKAFGIMLLCVLFATQANAQEITVTGTVTDNFGPVIGASVVVDGTSNGCITDLDGKFSLTNVPSNGTLTFSYIGYQAQKIAVNGRSSINVKLAEDTQLLQEVVVVGYGVQRKSDLTGAVASVKAGDVLKSTPSGNVSDALQGRMAGVSVISAGDPSSDQTIRIRGINSITADSEPLVVVDGFIGGSLKALNPADIQSIEVLKDASATAVYGSRGANGVILVTTKTPNKDRLTVSVNAFVNLKTVISKPDLLSPAEFAQLANAYGKEYNESQGKEAHIYYTPDQIAAFSSGKAGYNYIDHIFNSPGVAQNYEVSIAGGGEKTNFLASLRYESVEGAIKNSKNDAFNWRLKVDTKLKKWWKVGMNIYGNLNVSSGPRMTQYEGLLVSAINFPNTTSPTNEKGEYNNIYAIGGNPAYNPMGYINEIDGDTRRLVNNLQGYMDFNIIDGLTFRTQLGVTFTNSLATSSDNAKSYYYFKNTRTQATANSAFNWSWLNTNTLNYTKEFNKNHRINATAVLEQSYSNNFTLKGVANNMYFERLGANSLADSYSQNASSERIINTLLSGMFRVNYVLMDKYMVTASIRADGSSRLKDKWDYFPSAALAWNIKQEAFMQDVKAISQLKLRVGYGSVGNQAIEPYRIFSQMVPTQNADGSTSYTVGRPAAEYLKWERNDQINAGIDLGFFNGRLTLTADWYNKLSKDVLLEVQQPVHSGWDKLLKNACEIQNRGFEITIGADPVSGKDWNWHTDVTLSHNKGTFKNIPTLDRTQIQAGQYENKVFKMIEGEKLGTFWGYTNLGVWKSDEVNQEVTVVKNGVETKGTYASIYKVVPGQEKLLDANNDGTYNDDDQSIIGNGQPSFNWGWNNTLRYKDFDLSLFIIGFHGFDIYNVTDQSGYGNAVSGINTDVITPKRALLNRWTKENENTNIPGFVKLNQTTTGFNSRFVEKGDFIKVKSITLGYNLPKKACDKVFLNDLRLYFSVQNPFMITSYSGLDPEATLGSPLVSGVDWGCYPNSRNFLLGVNFSF is encoded by the coding sequence ATGGAAAAAAAATCTTGCTTCCTAAAAGCATTTGGTATTATGTTACTTTGTGTACTATTTGCCACGCAGGCAAATGCACAGGAAATCACAGTAACAGGTACAGTGACAGACAACTTTGGCCCCGTAATTGGTGCCTCAGTAGTTGTAGATGGAACCTCTAACGGATGTATTACAGACCTTGACGGAAAATTCAGTCTCACTAATGTCCCTTCTAACGGGACTCTCACATTCTCCTACATTGGCTATCAAGCACAGAAAATCGCTGTAAACGGAAGATCCTCTATCAATGTAAAATTAGCAGAAGATACCCAACTACTTCAAGAAGTAGTAGTTGTAGGTTATGGCGTACAACGTAAAAGTGATTTAACTGGTGCGGTTGCTTCTGTAAAAGCAGGAGACGTATTGAAAAGTACACCTTCCGGTAATGTTTCAGATGCCCTGCAGGGACGTATGGCAGGTGTATCAGTTATCAGCGCAGGCGATCCTTCCAGCGATCAGACAATTCGTATCCGCGGTATCAACTCTATTACTGCTGACAGTGAACCTCTGGTAGTGGTTGACGGATTTATCGGTGGCTCTTTAAAGGCTCTTAACCCTGCTGACATCCAATCCATTGAAGTCTTAAAGGATGCTTCAGCTACAGCTGTCTACGGTTCTCGCGGTGCCAATGGCGTAATCTTAGTGACAACAAAAACTCCAAACAAGGATCGTTTAACCGTATCTGTCAATGCATTTGTAAATCTGAAAACTGTAATCAGCAAGCCTGACCTCCTTTCTCCGGCAGAATTTGCTCAATTGGCCAACGCATACGGAAAAGAATATAACGAAAGCCAAGGAAAAGAAGCTCATATTTATTATACTCCCGACCAAATAGCGGCTTTCTCAAGTGGCAAAGCAGGATATAATTATATAGATCATATTTTCAACTCTCCAGGAGTAGCTCAAAACTACGAAGTCTCAATAGCGGGCGGTGGTGAAAAAACAAACTTCTTGGCATCTCTCCGTTATGAAAGTGTAGAAGGAGCTATCAAAAATTCTAAAAATGATGCATTCAACTGGCGCTTAAAAGTTGATACCAAACTAAAAAAATGGTGGAAAGTCGGTATGAATATTTATGGTAATCTAAATGTATCCTCAGGACCACGTATGACTCAATATGAGGGTTTACTCGTTTCTGCCATTAATTTCCCCAATACTACTTCTCCCACAAATGAAAAAGGAGAATATAATAACATTTACGCTATTGGCGGAAATCCTGCCTATAATCCAATGGGATATATTAATGAAATTGACGGAGATACTCGCAGGCTAGTAAACAACCTCCAAGGTTATATGGATTTCAATATTATCGATGGATTAACTTTCCGTACTCAGTTAGGAGTAACATTTACTAATTCATTAGCAACAAGCTCTGACAATGCCAAGAGTTATTATTACTTTAAAAATACCAGAACGCAGGCTACAGCCAACAGTGCTTTTAATTGGAGCTGGTTAAATACCAATACCTTGAATTATACTAAAGAATTTAATAAAAATCATCGCATCAATGCAACTGCTGTTTTGGAACAGTCCTATAGCAACAATTTCACTTTAAAAGGAGTAGCCAATAACATGTATTTTGAACGTCTCGGCGCTAACAGCTTAGCAGACTCTTACAGCCAAAATGCAAGTTCAGAGCGTATCATCAATACACTACTTTCCGGAATGTTCCGTGTAAACTATGTTTTAATGGATAAGTATATGGTAACAGCTTCCATCCGCGCTGACGGTTCCTCACGCCTAAAGGATAAATGGGATTATTTCCCTTCTGCAGCATTAGCATGGAATATCAAGCAGGAAGCATTTATGCAAGATGTAAAAGCTATTAGCCAGTTAAAATTACGCGTCGGATATGGTTCTGTAGGCAACCAAGCAATAGAGCCCTACCGCATTTTCTCTCAAATGGTGCCTACCCAAAACGCAGATGGTTCAACTTCTTACACAGTCGGACGTCCGGCAGCTGAATACTTAAAATGGGAACGTAATGATCAAATTAATGCAGGTATAGACTTAGGTTTTTTCAATGGGCGCTTAACATTAACTGCCGACTGGTACAACAAATTATCTAAAGATGTTTTATTAGAAGTACAACAGCCTGTCCACAGTGGTTGGGATAAACTTTTAAAAAATGCCTGTGAAATTCAGAACAGAGGTTTTGAGATCACAATTGGTGCAGATCCAGTAAGTGGTAAAGATTGGAACTGGCATACAGACGTGACTCTATCTCACAACAAAGGGACTTTCAAAAATATCCCTACATTAGATCGTACTCAAATCCAAGCAGGTCAATATGAGAACAAAGTATTCAAAATGATTGAAGGAGAAAAGCTGGGAACTTTTTGGGGATATACCAACTTAGGAGTCTGGAAAAGTGACGAAGTAAATCAAGAGGTCACTGTAGTCAAGAATGGAGTGGAAACAAAAGGTACTTATGCTTCTATCTATAAAGTAGTGCCAGGCCAGGAAAAACTCTTAGACGCAAATAATGACGGTACTTACAATGATGATGATCAAAGTATCATAGGTAATGGACAGCCCAGTTTTAACTGGGGGTGGAATAATACTCTCCGTTATAAAGACTTCGATCTCTCATTGTTCATTATCGGTTTCCACGGCTTCGATATTTATAATGTAACAGATCAATCAGGTTACGGGAATGCAGTATCAGGTATCAATACGGATGTTATTACTCCTAAACGTGCACTTTTAAATCGTTGGACCAAAGAAAATGAAAACACCAATATTCCAGGATTTGTCAAACTCAACCAGACTACTACCGGATTTAATAGTCGATTTGTAGAAAAAGGCGATTTTATAAAAGTCAAGAGTATAACTTTAGGATATAACCTACCTAAAAAAGCATGTGATAAAGTATTCCTCAATGATTTGAGACTTTACTTCTCTGTACAGAATCCTTTCATGATAACAAGCTATAGCGGTCTTGACCCGGAAGCAACTCTCGGTAGTCCATTAGTATCCGGCGTTGATTGGGGCTGCTACCCTAATAGCCGTAATTTTCTGTTAGGTGTAAATTTCTCGTTCTAA
- a CDS encoding RagB/SusD family nutrient uptake outer membrane protein — protein sequence MKKLAYITLGCCIALTTACVDLDQYPKSFITEEEYNGIEQDISKVELAATGLYKNLWNGNYGFCCRMMRIDCAADQMVSSPKPNNVLDYIIQLNPSISSNTADWDTSWANFWNVITGANTLIAGTPIPEISGATAEEKEASEKIAKRYKAVVAEARFMRALSYFYLVRMYGDIPYVTNSSEAIEYQPRTAVADIYNKIIVPDLIEACASLPTVSRSGFSSTPSQWAAKALLSDVYMTMAGWPLKLGKEYYAKAAEVSLDIIEHSGLSLTPVYGDLWKEAKKEEANEHLFAIHNSVANKVASQYGKSFYPRDYVKAGWADYYANPDYMATYPEGARKEFNYMTEWPTAAGKTVKWQDSQDGYPCIAKYQDYNQGVAGNSAQSNGITPIYRYADVLLRYAEASNLATGSVNATALKCLQDIQTRAGVSTLTTTTNSEEFDKAVFAERGYEFLAEYKRWFDLVRREKVSEFKSKYYPSSLMKANSHYYFPIPSTQIKLTGWTNNAGY from the coding sequence ATGAAAAAATTAGCATATATAACATTAGGATGCTGCATAGCATTAACTACTGCATGCGTTGATTTAGATCAATATCCCAAATCATTCATCACAGAGGAAGAATATAATGGTATAGAGCAAGACATTAGTAAAGTAGAGCTTGCAGCAACAGGTCTCTATAAGAATTTATGGAATGGTAATTATGGCTTCTGTTGCCGCATGATGCGTATTGATTGTGCAGCAGACCAGATGGTAAGCTCCCCTAAACCTAATAATGTCTTAGATTACATTATCCAGTTAAATCCAAGTATAAGTTCCAACACTGCAGACTGGGATACTTCATGGGCTAATTTCTGGAATGTTATCACCGGTGCCAATACACTGATTGCCGGTACTCCTATCCCCGAAATTAGTGGTGCAACTGCTGAGGAAAAGGAAGCCTCCGAAAAAATAGCGAAACGATACAAAGCTGTTGTGGCAGAAGCTCGTTTCATGCGCGCTTTGAGTTATTTCTATTTAGTACGTATGTACGGAGACATTCCGTATGTCACAAATAGTTCCGAAGCCATCGAATATCAACCACGTACCGCTGTAGCTGATATTTATAATAAAATTATCGTTCCCGATCTGATTGAAGCATGTGCATCATTACCAACAGTGAGTCGTAGCGGATTTAGTTCCACACCTTCACAATGGGCAGCAAAAGCACTCCTTTCCGATGTTTACATGACTATGGCAGGTTGGCCTTTAAAGTTAGGTAAAGAATATTATGCGAAAGCTGCAGAAGTTTCTTTGGATATTATAGAACATTCCGGACTCTCCCTGACACCAGTATATGGTGACTTATGGAAAGAAGCCAAAAAGGAAGAAGCTAATGAACATTTATTCGCTATACACAATTCTGTTGCTAACAAAGTTGCAAGCCAATATGGCAAATCTTTCTACCCACGAGACTATGTCAAAGCCGGTTGGGCAGACTATTATGCCAATCCTGACTATATGGCAACCTATCCGGAAGGTGCACGGAAAGAATTCAATTACATGACTGAATGGCCCACAGCTGCCGGAAAAACCGTAAAATGGCAGGACAGCCAAGACGGATATCCTTGTATTGCCAAATACCAAGATTACAATCAAGGAGTAGCAGGTAACAGTGCGCAATCTAACGGTATTACTCCCATTTACCGATATGCAGACGTATTATTAAGATATGCCGAAGCATCTAATTTAGCTACAGGCAGTGTTAACGCCACAGCCTTAAAATGCCTACAAGATATTCAAACCCGCGCAGGTGTATCTACATTGACCACAACGACTAATAGCGAGGAATTTGACAAAGCCGTATTTGCAGAACGTGGCTACGAGTTTTTAGCCGAATACAAACGTTGGTTCGACTTGGTACGTCGTGAAAAGGTGAGTGAATTCAAATCTAAATATTATCCTTCATCGCTTATGAAAGCTAATAGCCATTACTATTTTCCAATTCCTTCTACTCAGATCAAGCTTACTGGCTGGACTAACAATGCAGGATATTAA
- a CDS encoding RagB/SusD family nutrient uptake outer membrane protein: MKTIYKSFRNISLVLCAVMTISSCESFLDTKPYDFVAPQTFYTNESECTMALAGVYYTLVYEQTYGNYYSCMISNIDDLSYYQRPEAQTASYVYGNDHSPSEQYVWGAWETLYKGINNANMLIENVDGADMDNAIKTRIKGEAKFLRAYYHFLLVQGWYEVPLRPESFKDVNNSSKEATPHVEALNWIIQEMEDCVDMVDNTNYDFSPSYVKKNTVMGVLARVYLWRACYPFDGKISSDGKAYFEKAAYWANQVKISNKHHLNPDVYTMWKAMASDTYDTEYNESIWEAEFIGTRDDGSYTAGRIGNVIGNIQKGTANPGNGYAYGFYAPTLILWDLFDENDKRRDLSISTYQINAKEEKVAWTAKQIVQRSCGKFRREWETAATKHKNYTPENYPLLRYADVLLMLAEAENEANQNPTTLAYEAINEVRKRAGIDPLKGLSYRDFQQAVRDERARELCFESLRKYDLVRWGIYVKAIHDDLGAATKDSRWAPGANFIGAATYAARTSDKHQFLPIPTKELGVNTKLVQNKYWLDKK; this comes from the coding sequence ATGAAAACAATATATAAAAGCTTTAGAAATATCAGCCTGGTTCTATGTGCTGTAATGACCATTAGTTCCTGCGAGAGCTTTCTGGATACAAAACCTTATGACTTTGTTGCGCCGCAAACGTTTTATACAAACGAATCGGAATGCACAATGGCCTTAGCCGGAGTTTATTATACACTGGTTTACGAACAAACCTACGGTAACTACTACTCATGCATGATTTCCAATATAGATGACCTAAGTTACTATCAACGCCCTGAAGCTCAAACGGCCAGCTATGTATATGGTAACGACCACAGTCCCAGCGAACAATATGTCTGGGGGGCTTGGGAAACTCTATACAAAGGGATAAATAATGCCAATATGTTAATAGAAAATGTAGACGGTGCCGATATGGATAATGCTATAAAAACAAGAATCAAAGGTGAAGCCAAATTCCTCCGTGCATACTACCATTTCTTGTTAGTTCAAGGATGGTATGAAGTTCCTCTTCGTCCTGAATCATTTAAGGATGTGAATAACTCATCCAAAGAAGCCACGCCACATGTTGAAGCATTAAATTGGATTATCCAGGAAATGGAAGACTGCGTAGATATGGTAGATAATACAAATTACGATTTTTCTCCATCATATGTAAAAAAGAATACAGTAATGGGTGTGCTTGCCCGCGTTTACTTATGGCGCGCCTGTTATCCATTTGACGGAAAAATATCTAGTGATGGAAAAGCTTATTTTGAAAAAGCAGCTTATTGGGCAAACCAAGTAAAGATTTCCAACAAGCACCACTTAAACCCTGATGTTTATACCATGTGGAAAGCAATGGCGTCAGATACCTACGATACAGAATACAATGAATCTATTTGGGAAGCAGAATTTATTGGAACTCGCGATGATGGTAGCTATACTGCTGGTCGTATTGGTAATGTAATTGGAAATATTCAAAAAGGAACAGCAAATCCAGGTAATGGATATGCCTATGGTTTCTACGCCCCTACATTAATTCTTTGGGACTTGTTTGATGAAAATGACAAACGACGTGATCTCTCCATCTCAACTTATCAGATCAATGCCAAAGAAGAAAAAGTTGCATGGACAGCAAAACAAATCGTACAACGTTCCTGTGGAAAATTCCGCCGTGAATGGGAAACTGCGGCAACAAAGCATAAAAACTATACACCGGAAAATTACCCGTTATTGCGTTATGCAGATGTATTACTAATGCTTGCTGAAGCTGAAAATGAAGCAAACCAGAATCCTACAACTTTAGCTTATGAGGCTATCAATGAAGTACGCAAACGTGCCGGAATAGACCCATTGAAAGGCCTATCTTATAGAGATTTTCAACAAGCTGTGCGTGACGAACGTGCCCGTGAGTTATGCTTTGAATCTTTACGAAAATATGACTTGGTACGCTGGGGAATTTATGTAAAGGCAATCCACGATGATTTAGGTGCCGCAACGAAAGATTCTCGCTGGGCTCCAGGTGCCAATTTCATCGGTGCAGCTACTTATGCTGCAAGGACATCTGATAAACACCAATTCCTTCCTATCCCCACCAAGGAATTGGGCGTAAATACTAAACTCGTGCAAAACAAGTATTGGCTCGACAAAAAATAA
- a CDS encoding glycoside hydrolase family protein, producing MKKNYFLFALVLFSSINLLRAQKIDNLIELKQKSQNLLFHRLGKAIETPAFESEGYWSWGSSVVKGDDGKYHMFVSRFPKSLPFHPGWMVASEIVHAVSDVPQGPYRFSEVALPARGAQYWDGRSTHNPRILKYNHKYYLIYMGSTHPFVDPTYDQLTLNSPWCTVARSNKRIGLAVADSPYGPWKRMDEPILKTKPNTFFSFLTSNPSPVVQEDGSIMMIFKGRKHLKDGKYSNMALGIAYAPTIEGPYRILNNEQPIFQVDGQGEAEDPFLWKDDKGYHAIFKDHVAKFTGEKGGGVIAHSKDGINWTVDKDPKAYSKTVEWENGTITRQGQLERPFILFEDGKPTFIFFATMDGPGEFENGTRSWNMVIPLK from the coding sequence ATGAAAAAGAATTATTTCTTATTTGCACTGGTACTTTTCTCTTCAATCAACCTACTTCGTGCACAGAAGATTGATAACCTGATAGAGTTAAAGCAGAAATCACAAAACCTATTATTCCATCGCTTAGGCAAAGCAATAGAAACACCTGCCTTTGAGAGTGAAGGTTATTGGAGTTGGGGAAGTTCCGTGGTAAAAGGGGACGATGGCAAGTACCATATGTTCGTATCCCGCTTTCCAAAATCGCTTCCCTTTCATCCCGGCTGGATGGTGGCTTCAGAGATTGTACATGCCGTATCGGATGTACCGCAAGGACCTTACCGGTTTAGTGAAGTAGCACTACCGGCTCGTGGTGCACAATATTGGGACGGGCGTTCTACACACAATCCGCGAATACTGAAATACAATCATAAATATTATCTGATTTATATGGGTTCCACTCACCCCTTCGTAGATCCAACATACGACCAGTTAACACTCAACAGTCCTTGGTGCACGGTAGCACGCTCCAACAAGCGCATCGGACTGGCTGTTGCCGATTCACCATACGGACCATGGAAGCGGATGGATGAGCCTATTCTGAAAACAAAACCCAATACTTTCTTTAGTTTCCTGACCTCCAATCCCTCGCCAGTCGTACAGGAAGATGGCTCTATCATGATGATTTTCAAAGGGCGTAAGCATCTGAAAGACGGGAAATATTCAAATATGGCTTTAGGAATCGCCTATGCTCCGACTATTGAAGGGCCTTACCGGATATTAAACAATGAGCAACCCATTTTCCAGGTAGACGGACAAGGAGAAGCGGAAGATCCTTTTCTTTGGAAAGACGACAAGGGCTACCATGCCATCTTTAAGGATCATGTAGCTAAATTTACAGGTGAAAAAGGAGGTGGTGTTATAGCACATTCCAAAGATGGCATTAACTGGACCGTTGATAAAGACCCGAAAGCATACTCAAAAACAGTAGAGTGGGAAAACGGCACAATAACCAGACAAGGACAATTGGAACGTCCATTCATTCTTTTTGAGGATGGCAAGCCGACATTCATATTCTTTGCAACGATGGATGGGCCGGGTGAATTTGAAAACGGGACACGTTCCTGGAACATGGTTATTCCGCTAAAATAA